A genomic segment from Nitrospira sp. encodes:
- a CDS encoding Type II secretory pathway, ATPase PulE/Tfp pilus assembly pathway, ATPase PilB: MMRTTLSTLPARDLQQEAARSGQASAFGRYDLLVEQGFLRQEELAMAATESVRKRVDVAAVLMDRYRVPKPAIGAVLAAFYNCPFLAYDERMVVEHDLLKNLSLDYLRMNHWVPLRREGNGVEVLIDDPRNSDKLLDVRRAFPGRTLSYRVGLARDIEQFLSAAHGRESGDAITDILGELVSEAQLEEQQNATIAAITENDSAIVRLANQIIAEAYRRRASDIHIEPYADRKETSVRFRVDGTCFTYMKIPAAYRRAIVSRVKIMANLDIAERRKPQDGKIRFKLNNGQEVELRVATLPTAGFNEDVVIRLLAANGPRRLEELEFGAETRRLMEELAQKPHGIVLCAGPTGSGKTTTLHAVLASINNDERKIWTAEDPIEITQDGLRQVQVHPKIGLTFAATMRAFLRADPDVIMIGEMRDKETADIAIEASLTGHVVFSTIHTNSAVETVVRLLDMGCDPFNFSDAMLGVLAMRLCKRLCSNCREAYHPGRGEYDEIVQAYGESDWARRGHEYNPTFTLFRGRGCEVCNQTGYRGRVPIHELMVVSDRMKGLIQSRARTGELLALAKEEGMRTLVQDGIQKVIQGLTTYKQVRAVAVK; encoded by the coding sequence ATGATGCGCACAACCCTCTCCACGTTACCGGCAAGAGACCTTCAACAAGAAGCTGCCCGTTCAGGCCAAGCCTCTGCTTTCGGCCGGTACGACCTGCTCGTCGAACAGGGTTTTCTTCGGCAGGAAGAGCTGGCGATGGCCGCGACTGAATCTGTGCGAAAGCGGGTCGATGTGGCCGCGGTGCTCATGGATCGGTATCGGGTTCCCAAACCGGCGATCGGCGCCGTCTTGGCGGCGTTCTACAACTGCCCGTTCCTCGCCTATGACGAGCGCATGGTCGTGGAGCATGACCTGTTGAAAAATTTGAGCCTGGACTATCTCCGCATGAATCATTGGGTGCCGCTCAGGCGAGAAGGCAATGGGGTCGAAGTCCTGATAGACGATCCTCGCAATTCTGACAAACTCCTCGATGTGCGTCGCGCGTTTCCCGGGCGCACACTTTCCTATCGTGTCGGGCTTGCTCGTGATATCGAACAGTTTCTGAGCGCCGCCCATGGTCGGGAGTCAGGCGATGCGATTACGGACATTCTCGGCGAATTGGTCAGTGAAGCGCAGTTGGAAGAGCAACAGAATGCCACGATTGCGGCGATCACCGAAAACGATTCCGCCATCGTGCGCCTCGCCAATCAGATCATCGCGGAGGCCTATCGACGACGAGCGTCGGATATTCACATCGAACCTTATGCCGATCGAAAAGAAACATCGGTGCGTTTCCGTGTCGACGGGACGTGTTTTACGTACATGAAGATTCCGGCCGCCTATCGACGGGCGATCGTCTCGCGCGTGAAGATTATGGCCAATTTGGATATTGCCGAGCGGCGGAAGCCGCAAGATGGGAAAATTCGTTTCAAACTCAACAACGGCCAGGAGGTCGAGTTGCGTGTCGCGACACTCCCCACGGCCGGCTTCAATGAAGATGTCGTGATTCGGTTGTTGGCTGCGAACGGCCCTCGTCGCCTGGAAGAATTGGAATTCGGTGCCGAGACGCGACGTCTGATGGAGGAACTTGCGCAGAAACCTCATGGTATCGTGCTCTGCGCCGGTCCGACAGGGTCCGGGAAGACCACGACCTTGCATGCCGTCCTCGCGTCCATCAACAACGACGAGCGAAAAATCTGGACGGCGGAAGATCCCATCGAAATCACGCAGGACGGGCTGCGGCAGGTTCAGGTTCACCCCAAGATCGGACTCACCTTCGCCGCAACCATGCGGGCGTTCTTACGGGCGGATCCAGATGTGATCATGATCGGCGAAATGCGCGACAAGGAAACGGCGGACATCGCCATTGAAGCGTCGCTCACGGGGCATGTGGTGTTCAGTACCATCCATACGAACAGTGCCGTGGAAACCGTCGTGCGGTTGCTTGACATGGGGTGTGACCCCTTCAATTTCTCCGATGCCATGCTGGGGGTGTTGGCGATGCGCCTGTGCAAGCGGCTCTGTTCGAACTGCCGGGAGGCCTACCACCCCGGTCGTGGGGAATATGACGAGATCGTGCAGGCGTATGGAGAGTCGGATTGGGCACGTAGGGGGCACGAGTACAATCCGACCTTCACCCTCTTTCGTGGAAGGGGATGCGAGGTCTGCAATCAGACCGGCTATCGCGGGCGAGTCCCCATCCATGAGTTGATGGTGGTGTCCGACCGCATGAAAGGGCTCATTCAATCCCGGGCTCGAACCGGCGAGCTGTTGGCTCTGGCGAAGGAGGAAGGGATGAGGACATTGGTGCAGGATGGCATTCAAAAGGTCATACAAGGCCTTACCACCTACAAGCAGGTCCGTGCTGTGGCGGTCAAGTAA
- a CDS encoding Type IV fimbrial biogenesis protein PilY1: MNFRAIVATTIIAVGSISVLAGGEDAKAAVSNADYSAVPPFVSSVTTPNILLLLDNSGSMADPACDPSNCGVHSDGSTTPVVQTYVNTTRYTGFFDSLKCYTYDATAGNTRFSESSTKSSISATCSSTEWDGNLLNWATFRRFDALKKAMSGGDCVVTRAADGTCPATGTPALKTIKAQSKFDTSSRGHVTFTIPSGTGNGYSGRVPTAATPGTPSNIRVHLRGGVDGMGGSICVDDDSTAPGNTATACNDGDGFAETQYQLRLAVNAEPTGVIQQIGSKARFGLFEFKGAGDGGRVLVGLGARQSIDWSVSTVETFNTNTAAMLDALGESYPSTWTPLSESLYESARYIAQINSTFLTNAYVYPIAFSGGNSNGVAFQATGAGSIGAAEISALTGTETCPAGYITNACGRDPYFFGSNHTPAWAAKSQVANCCQTFVIIVTDGEPTQDTNIPSNLQDFAHAATHGLHCTGSSTTIHTANGTCNTNNATPPATLLAEHKTDYASNGNHYLDDVAYWMHTTDLRQATIPQINVAGHDIPGTQNATVYTFFTFGNISGREILMQTAKMGAFTDSNGDGRPDLTAEYDKENNLTGSIVPDGVPDAYFESSNVDDIQDKLLATIASILRRSSSGSSVSVLATASTGEGALYQSYFYPSTIEPTTLSDVKWTGYTQSLFIDTFGNTREDTNQDGRLDYKVDKIVKTRFDAAANIVKVDKYVDTDGDGLPNDQNSDGKVTVADCNPCGKVLSDILPIWEAGKQLALKKAADRKIRTWVDSNHNGIVDSNEEIDFATTNDSTLQPYLRAGSVAEADKIINFVRGCDVATCSEQSSTRDRRLQVPSGSGTLKVWKLGDIIHSTPTVVASPRDRHDAVYGDQSYSAFLQRWYNRRQVAYVGGNDGMLHAFNAGYYHSGDDTSASAPANTIEHGWFTTNPTDNSTGAPLGDELWGFVPYELLPQLEFLSRSDYQHVYFVDLPLKVVDVRIFQGQDDGPTGVHPNGWGTILIGGFRMGGSCGVCTSGTGAPPLTVNISGTDYAFYSSYFALDITNPDAPKLLWSFSRQDLGLATSVPAVVRVNPAGDAMASNTNAKWYMVVGSGPTGYDASVAQAAKVFVVDIATGSLATSYPVGSWNSYIGDMAAFDKNLDYRHDAVYFGRVINDGAPPWRGKVYRLTMGAGGSTAKFGTVTSPTQWGIASGGNQVPTEMLDTFSSGAEMGPVSTAPSVTVDDAANVWVFVGSGRYESAADKTDLSIQYFVGLKDSVLNAGCNQTTGITSCVENNLVDVSNATVCVVGVGDCGQASGTTQVSGVTGATTFTGLIGLVQSKDGWMTQLVEPANPPSQPSPYGIGERVVNSPTVFGGVVFFPTYIPTNDICLSSGTSRLWALFYKTGSAYQEPIIGTAVSGANQTVNKFGSLGEGLAFGIVVHMGSGRDGGSPFGLLINMSQGNFGDCATCGIGGTPPGGLPSSNISVPVAIDPRSRYFSWTNL; this comes from the coding sequence ATGAATTTTCGCGCTATCGTCGCTACAACGATTATTGCAGTGGGTTCAATCAGCGTTCTGGCGGGAGGGGAAGATGCGAAGGCCGCCGTGTCGAACGCCGACTATTCCGCAGTCCCGCCGTTTGTTTCAAGCGTGACAACTCCGAACATTTTGCTGCTGCTCGATAACTCCGGCAGTATGGCTGATCCGGCCTGCGACCCGAGCAACTGTGGGGTCCATTCTGATGGATCCACGACACCTGTCGTCCAAACCTATGTGAACACCACCAGGTACACAGGATTTTTTGACTCGCTCAAGTGTTACACCTACGATGCCACGGCAGGGAACACGCGGTTTTCTGAATCGTCGACGAAATCTTCCATCTCAGCGACCTGCTCGTCTACCGAGTGGGATGGAAACCTCTTGAACTGGGCTACCTTCCGTCGGTTCGATGCGTTGAAGAAGGCCATGTCGGGAGGGGACTGTGTGGTCACTCGCGCCGCCGACGGAACATGTCCCGCGACGGGGACCCCAGCCTTGAAAACCATCAAGGCTCAATCGAAGTTTGATACGTCGAGCCGTGGACATGTCACGTTCACTATCCCGAGTGGGACCGGGAACGGATATTCCGGGCGGGTTCCGACCGCTGCGACTCCGGGGACTCCTTCAAATATCAGAGTCCATCTGCGAGGAGGAGTCGATGGCATGGGGGGGAGCATCTGCGTCGATGACGATTCAACAGCACCGGGTAACACGGCCACTGCCTGCAACGACGGTGATGGTTTTGCGGAAACGCAATACCAACTTCGCCTGGCCGTGAATGCTGAACCGACGGGAGTCATTCAGCAAATCGGCTCGAAAGCGCGATTCGGCCTGTTTGAATTCAAAGGTGCAGGTGACGGGGGACGGGTATTGGTGGGGCTGGGGGCGCGTCAATCGATCGACTGGAGCGTTTCCACTGTGGAAACGTTCAATACGAATACGGCGGCGATGCTGGATGCCTTGGGAGAATCGTACCCCTCGACGTGGACACCGCTGTCGGAATCATTGTACGAATCGGCCCGCTATATCGCCCAAATCAACTCGACGTTCTTGACGAATGCCTATGTCTACCCGATCGCCTTCTCCGGGGGGAATTCAAACGGCGTCGCCTTTCAAGCGACCGGTGCTGGAAGCATCGGAGCTGCCGAAATCTCGGCCCTCACCGGCACCGAAACCTGTCCCGCCGGCTACATTACGAACGCCTGTGGACGCGATCCCTATTTCTTTGGCAGCAACCACACGCCGGCCTGGGCCGCAAAATCTCAAGTCGCCAATTGCTGTCAAACTTTCGTCATTATCGTGACCGACGGCGAACCTACCCAGGATACGAATATTCCGAGCAACCTTCAGGACTTTGCGCATGCTGCGACGCATGGACTGCATTGTACCGGTTCAAGCACGACCATCCACACTGCCAATGGAACCTGCAACACGAACAATGCCACGCCGCCCGCCACCTTGCTCGCAGAGCATAAGACCGACTATGCCTCGAACGGAAACCACTATTTGGATGACGTGGCCTATTGGATGCATACGACAGATCTTCGTCAAGCCACGATCCCTCAGATCAACGTGGCCGGTCACGATATCCCCGGCACGCAGAACGCCACCGTCTACACCTTTTTCACGTTTGGAAACATTTCAGGACGAGAAATTCTGATGCAGACGGCCAAGATGGGGGCCTTTACCGACTCCAACGGCGACGGTCGCCCTGACCTCACGGCAGAATACGACAAGGAAAACAATCTGACAGGGTCCATCGTTCCCGATGGCGTGCCCGATGCGTACTTCGAATCGTCCAATGTCGACGACATTCAGGACAAACTTCTGGCAACGATCGCGAGCATTCTCAGGCGGAGTTCTTCCGGCTCGTCGGTTTCCGTGCTGGCGACGGCCTCGACCGGTGAGGGAGCGTTGTATCAGTCCTACTTCTATCCCAGCACCATCGAACCGACCACACTCAGTGATGTGAAGTGGACCGGCTACACGCAATCCCTGTTTATCGACACGTTTGGGAATACCCGTGAGGATACGAATCAAGACGGCCGACTCGACTACAAGGTCGACAAGATCGTTAAGACCCGGTTCGATGCGGCGGCGAATATCGTGAAAGTGGATAAGTATGTCGATACTGACGGTGATGGGTTACCGAATGATCAAAATAGCGATGGCAAGGTGACAGTGGCTGATTGTAATCCCTGCGGGAAAGTGTTGAGCGACATTCTCCCTATTTGGGAAGCGGGCAAGCAGCTTGCTTTGAAAAAGGCGGCGGATCGCAAGATTCGCACTTGGGTCGATTCGAATCACAACGGCATCGTGGATAGTAATGAGGAAATAGACTTCGCGACAACCAACGATAGTACGCTGCAACCCTATTTGCGGGCAGGGTCGGTTGCGGAAGCTGATAAGATCATCAACTTTGTACGTGGCTGTGATGTGGCGACCTGTTCGGAGCAATCCTCGACCCGAGACCGTCGTCTGCAGGTGCCGTCTGGAAGTGGAACGTTGAAGGTATGGAAACTCGGCGACATCATCCACTCTACACCGACCGTAGTTGCAAGTCCGAGGGATCGCCATGATGCGGTCTATGGAGATCAAAGCTACTCTGCCTTTCTCCAGCGGTGGTACAACCGCCGGCAGGTTGCATATGTCGGTGGAAACGACGGCATGTTGCACGCCTTCAATGCAGGCTATTACCACTCCGGAGATGATACGAGTGCTTCCGCTCCAGCCAATACCATCGAACATGGTTGGTTCACCACGAATCCGACGGATAACTCCACTGGAGCCCCTTTGGGCGATGAGTTGTGGGGATTCGTGCCCTATGAACTCCTTCCGCAACTCGAGTTCTTAAGTCGTTCCGATTATCAGCATGTTTACTTCGTCGATTTGCCCCTCAAGGTGGTAGACGTGCGGATTTTTCAGGGTCAGGACGATGGGCCGACCGGTGTGCATCCGAACGGTTGGGGGACTATCCTCATCGGTGGATTCCGCATGGGGGGAAGTTGCGGCGTCTGTACCTCCGGAACCGGAGCCCCACCCTTAACCGTCAACATCAGCGGGACCGACTACGCGTTTTATAGCTCTTATTTTGCGCTGGATATCACGAATCCCGATGCTCCGAAATTGCTCTGGTCATTCAGTCGGCAGGATTTGGGGCTTGCCACCAGCGTGCCGGCTGTTGTCCGCGTGAACCCCGCAGGGGATGCAATGGCCAGCAATACGAATGCGAAGTGGTACATGGTCGTGGGATCTGGGCCGACGGGTTACGATGCCAGTGTGGCGCAAGCCGCAAAAGTCTTTGTCGTCGACATCGCGACAGGGAGTTTGGCCACGTCATATCCGGTGGGGTCGTGGAATTCGTACATCGGTGACATGGCGGCGTTCGATAAAAATTTGGATTATCGTCACGATGCAGTCTATTTCGGACGCGTCATCAACGACGGCGCCCCTCCTTGGCGTGGGAAAGTTTATCGGCTGACCATGGGAGCGGGAGGTTCCACCGCTAAATTCGGTACTGTGACTAGTCCGACTCAGTGGGGTATTGCGTCCGGAGGCAATCAAGTCCCCACAGAGATGCTGGACACATTTTCGTCCGGAGCGGAAATGGGGCCGGTTTCCACTGCACCGTCCGTGACGGTTGACGATGCCGCGAATGTGTGGGTCTTTGTCGGGAGCGGTCGATACGAGAGCGCAGCAGACAAGACCGACCTGTCTATCCAATATTTCGTCGGATTAAAGGACTCCGTGCTGAATGCGGGTTGTAACCAAACGACAGGTATCACCAGCTGCGTGGAAAATAACCTTGTCGATGTCTCGAATGCCACGGTCTGTGTGGTTGGAGTCGGCGATTGCGGGCAGGCGAGCGGAACGACTCAGGTGTCCGGAGTCACCGGCGCGACTACCTTTACCGGATTGATCGGGCTTGTCCAGAGTAAGGACGGATGGATGACCCAGCTGGTCGAGCCAGCCAACCCGCCATCCCAGCCGTCACCTTATGGTATTGGAGAGCGTGTCGTGAACAGCCCGACGGTGTTCGGAGGCGTGGTGTTCTTCCCGACCTATATACCCACCAACGACATCTGCCTCTCATCCGGAACGAGTCGGCTCTGGGCGCTCTTCTACAAAACGGGCAGTGCCTACCAAGAGCCGATCATCGGAACTGCTGTGTCAGGCGCGAACCAAACAGTCAATAAATTCGGCTCGCTTGGAGAGGGCTTGGCCTTCGGCATCGTCGTCCACATGGGGTCCGGTAGGGATGGCGGCAGCCCATTCGGTCTCTTGATCAATATGAGCCAGGGAAACTTCGGTGATTGTGCGACATGTGGAATCGGTGGAACTCCCCCCGGAGGACTTCCAAGCTCGAACATCAGTGTCCCTGTTGCCATTGATCCACGCAGCCGATACTTCTCATGGACGAACCTGTAA
- a CDS encoding Signal recognition particle receptor FtsY encodes MGWLQKLSAGLSKTRDAVTGQLDRLLGRAADPALLDELEAALIGADLGMSAVERVMGQLRAQMRGGNYSSAEKVRELLRQSVLDILLPTQAASLEQLVSQGPRPFVIMAVGVNGVGKTTTVAKLTQRFRQQGNTPLLVAGDTFRAAAIDQLQVWADRIQVDVIRHRPGADPAAVAYDGMTAAKARGSDVVLIDTAGRLHTKTNLMDELRKIKRVVAQECPGAPHEVLLVLDATVGQNAIAQARQFHEAVGVTGIALTKLDGTARGGIVVAIADAFKIPVRLIGVGESVEDLQDFDAAAFVQALF; translated from the coding sequence GTGGGGTGGCTTCAGAAACTGAGCGCGGGACTATCGAAAACCCGCGATGCGGTAACGGGACAACTCGACCGCCTTCTTGGGCGGGCGGCCGATCCGGCACTCCTGGATGAATTGGAGGCGGCCTTGATCGGTGCCGATCTCGGCATGTCGGCGGTGGAACGTGTCATGGGGCAGTTGCGCGCGCAGATGCGGGGAGGTAACTACTCTTCCGCCGAGAAGGTGCGAGAGTTGCTGCGGCAATCGGTACTGGATATTCTGCTTCCGACCCAAGCCGCGTCGCTGGAGCAATTGGTTTCTCAAGGACCGCGCCCCTTCGTCATTATGGCCGTGGGAGTCAACGGCGTCGGCAAGACCACGACGGTGGCGAAGTTGACCCAGCGTTTTCGTCAACAGGGCAACACGCCGTTGCTTGTAGCTGGCGATACCTTCCGGGCTGCGGCGATCGATCAATTGCAGGTGTGGGCGGACCGCATCCAGGTCGATGTGATCCGCCATCGACCCGGCGCAGATCCGGCTGCGGTGGCCTATGATGGAATGACGGCTGCAAAGGCGCGCGGGTCGGATGTGGTCCTCATCGATACCGCCGGACGGTTGCATACGAAAACGAACCTCATGGATGAGTTGCGGAAGATCAAACGCGTGGTGGCGCAAGAGTGTCCCGGCGCACCCCATGAAGTGTTGCTGGTGTTGGACGCGACGGTCGGACAGAATGCCATCGCCCAAGCCAGACAATTCCATGAGGCGGTGGGCGTGACCGGAATCGCCCTGACCAAATTGGATGGCACGGCCCGTGGCGGCATCGTCGTGGCCATTGCCGATGCCTTCAAGATTCCGGTCAGGCTGATCGGGGTCGGGGAATCCGTCGAAGATCTGCAAGATTTCGACGCCGCCGCGTTCGTCCAAGCCCTGTTCTGA
- a CDS encoding Metal-dependent hydrolase YbeY, involved in rRNA and/or ribosome maturation and assembly → MPVAIGMRLTRRQLRLGALRTLAGRILRTVGEADALLSLEIVGDHRMRRLNRTFRQRDKTTDVLAFAMREGPGPPSPLLGDVVISLPQAIRQARRHQRGIDHELAVLLIHGVLHLCGYDHERNAAEARRMVRRERALLRSIAPVPRLLVKGDGDQV, encoded by the coding sequence ATGCCGGTAGCGATCGGCATGCGGCTGACGAGGCGACAGTTGCGTCTCGGTGCCTTGAGAACGCTTGCCGGCCGGATCCTCCGAACGGTAGGCGAAGCCGACGCGCTGCTCAGCCTCGAAATCGTGGGCGATCATCGGATGCGTCGCCTGAATCGGACCTTTCGTCAGCGTGACAAGACGACGGATGTCCTGGCCTTTGCCATGCGGGAAGGACCTGGACCGCCCTCGCCTCTTCTTGGAGACGTCGTCATTTCTCTGCCGCAAGCCATTCGCCAAGCTCGTCGACATCAACGGGGCATCGATCATGAGTTGGCGGTGCTCTTGATTCATGGCGTGCTTCATCTTTGTGGGTACGATCACGAGCGAAATGCAGCGGAGGCGCGGCGAATGGTCCGGCGCGAGCGAGCCCTCCTGCGCAGCATCGCTCCGGTCCCACGGCTGTTGGTGAAAGGCGATGGGGATCAGGTATGA
- a CDS encoding Type IV fimbrial biogenesis protein PilV yields MSLRSSTKRIAHRRQLSEQATDCRQGFTILEAMVAAGVLSVGLLGLAGLSGMSLGKNVDANDVTRVTNLAADMAERIQNNRQHVLDYHNTDTGTACSQNVSTQRMALGDCSQWSALVANSGLVGARGVVTATRLDPDPTANPVTMNRFLVTITVSWQTMHSNVSTARTKTVTFTNLIAPE; encoded by the coding sequence ATGTCCTTAAGAAGCAGTACGAAACGAATTGCCCACCGACGGCAATTGTCAGAACAAGCCACAGACTGTCGGCAGGGTTTTACTATTTTGGAAGCGATGGTGGCGGCAGGTGTGCTCTCAGTCGGGCTGTTGGGGCTGGCGGGATTGTCGGGGATGTCGCTGGGGAAAAATGTCGATGCCAATGATGTGACGCGAGTCACTAATCTTGCCGCCGACATGGCGGAGCGCATTCAAAACAATCGGCAGCACGTCTTGGACTATCACAACACAGACACGGGCACGGCTTGCTCGCAGAATGTCAGTACGCAACGGATGGCGCTGGGTGATTGCTCACAGTGGTCCGCATTGGTGGCGAATTCAGGACTCGTCGGAGCCCGAGGGGTCGTCACGGCCACCCGCCTCGATCCGGATCCCACTGCGAATCCGGTCACAATGAACCGGTTCCTGGTCACGATTACTGTCAGTTGGCAAACCATGCACAGCAATGTGAGCACAGCTCGGACCAAGACCGTGACATTTACGAATTTGATCGCGCCTGAATAA
- a CDS encoding Phosphate starvation-inducible protein PhoH, predicted ATPase gives MRKIKLREGTNTAALFGHHDRHLKLVEEEFGVRFSARGEEVTVDGAPDAVKQAERVLTELASLTNEGYDLKPDDVTQALTALRHNHDASLKELLFSSSPIVTKKRFIVPKTPTQKYYLEAIEKHDIVIGIGPAGTGKTYLAMAMAVSALMKKDVSRIILARPAVEAGEKLGYLPGDMYAKVNPYLRPLYDALFDMMDMERANRLIERGDIEIAPLAFMRGRTLNDSFVILDEAQNATAEQMKMFLTRLGFHSKAVVTGDITQIDLPSDRVSGLIEVRDILQDIAGIEFVYFDERDVVRHRLVQEIIKAYDRHAVNPANATHLSKSEARAQAKGHRSDLKTSRTTSPQAGSWGQSH, from the coding sequence GTGCGTAAGATCAAACTACGGGAAGGCACCAATACCGCGGCCCTCTTCGGTCATCACGATCGACACCTCAAGCTCGTAGAGGAAGAGTTCGGGGTGCGGTTCTCAGCGCGCGGCGAAGAAGTCACAGTGGATGGTGCGCCGGATGCCGTGAAGCAAGCGGAACGAGTCCTCACCGAACTCGCCTCCCTGACGAACGAAGGGTATGATCTCAAGCCGGACGATGTCACGCAGGCACTGACCGCGCTTCGTCACAACCACGACGCGTCCCTCAAAGAACTGCTTTTCAGCTCTTCTCCGATCGTAACTAAAAAACGGTTCATCGTTCCGAAAACTCCGACTCAGAAGTATTACCTCGAGGCAATTGAAAAGCACGACATCGTAATCGGTATTGGTCCCGCCGGGACGGGCAAGACCTACTTGGCGATGGCGATGGCGGTCAGTGCGCTGATGAAGAAGGATGTCAGTCGCATCATTCTTGCCCGCCCGGCCGTCGAAGCAGGCGAGAAACTGGGGTATCTCCCCGGTGATATGTATGCCAAGGTCAATCCGTATCTCAGGCCGCTATATGATGCCCTGTTCGATATGATGGACATGGAACGGGCCAACCGCCTGATCGAGCGAGGCGATATAGAAATTGCGCCGCTCGCGTTCATGCGCGGCCGTACCCTCAACGATTCATTCGTGATTTTGGACGAAGCTCAGAATGCGACCGCCGAGCAAATGAAAATGTTCCTCACTCGCCTGGGATTTCACTCGAAGGCCGTGGTGACTGGGGACATTACGCAGATCGACCTGCCGTCCGATCGTGTATCCGGGCTCATTGAAGTGCGCGACATTCTTCAGGATATCGCCGGCATTGAGTTCGTCTACTTCGATGAACGGGATGTCGTGCGCCATCGGCTCGTTCAGGAGATCATCAAGGCTTACGACCGTCATGCGGTCAATCCCGCCAACGCGACTCATCTCAGCAAGAGCGAGGCTCGAGCACAGGCGAAGGGGCATCGTTCGGATCTTAAAACGTCCCGTACCACCTCCCCTCAGGCAGGTTCCTGGGGCCAGTCGCATTAA
- a CDS encoding EF hand domain/PKD domain protein: MDEPVRTVLDRVTTGIGKGVSSFPCQRTLRLAFLSLSMIVWWGCSSSPQDGSVTASNTKQNQPPTVRLVTIVPAPLTLVGPITAHVAADDSDGTEITKRFQWIVNGAPVLGATEFELKPDYVKRGDAVAVEVIVSDGQAESAPYRTEPVTVVNTPPLVTHVSIEAALPEGNNRVLARVDVVDPDRDEIHYTYRWWRNDKQVKEGGENVLDTTGFGRKDIVAVEVVVRDQDAAALPVRATPIVLGNSPPQILSSPSALTNREQYEYLLQAKDPDGDMVNYALETAPPGMTIDRVTGQVTWKVTAGAAGTHRVKVMAEDGQGGTAWQEFEVSIPSTVQPPTPQSPQG; this comes from the coding sequence ATGGACGAACCTGTAAGAACAGTGTTAGATCGTGTAACGACTGGCATTGGGAAGGGGGTCAGCTCCTTCCCCTGCCAGAGGACCTTGCGTCTAGCCTTCCTGTCTCTGTCGATGATTGTCTGGTGGGGGTGCTCGTCCTCTCCCCAAGACGGATCGGTCACCGCAAGCAATACGAAGCAGAATCAGCCCCCCACCGTTCGTCTCGTCACCATCGTCCCCGCTCCCCTGACATTGGTTGGGCCCATCACCGCGCATGTGGCCGCTGATGATTCGGACGGAACCGAGATCACAAAGCGATTCCAATGGATCGTCAACGGCGCTCCGGTACTGGGGGCGACCGAGTTCGAGTTGAAGCCGGACTATGTGAAGCGAGGCGATGCGGTTGCGGTAGAAGTGATCGTCTCGGATGGCCAGGCCGAGAGCGCCCCCTATCGCACTGAACCGGTCACGGTAGTGAATACTCCGCCCCTCGTCACGCATGTGAGTATCGAGGCAGCGTTGCCCGAAGGGAACAATCGGGTTCTCGCCAGGGTCGATGTCGTCGATCCCGATCGCGATGAGATTCACTACACGTACCGCTGGTGGCGCAACGACAAACAGGTGAAGGAAGGCGGAGAAAACGTCCTCGACACCACAGGGTTTGGTCGAAAGGACATCGTGGCGGTCGAAGTGGTTGTCCGGGACCAGGACGCGGCGGCTCTCCCGGTTCGTGCCACGCCGATCGTCTTGGGCAATTCGCCGCCGCAGATCCTGTCGAGCCCGTCCGCGCTGACGAACAGGGAGCAATACGAATATTTGCTTCAAGCGAAAGATCCGGATGGAGATATGGTCAATTATGCGTTGGAGACGGCGCCGCCCGGTATGACGATCGATAGGGTCACGGGGCAGGTGACCTGGAAGGTGACAGCGGGGGCAGCCGGTACCCACCGCGTCAAAGTCATGGCGGAAGACGGACAGGGTGGGACGGCATGGCAGGAGTTTGAAGTCTCGATTCCCTCCACCGTCCAGCCCCCTACACCTCAATCGCCTCAAGGATGA